A genomic region of Pseudomonas migulae contains the following coding sequences:
- a CDS encoding MgtC/SapB family protein: MDAWWHEVWKTLQAEFADIGDASQLTRITVRLLMAAVLGGILGFEREHKGKAAGVRTHMLVALGAALFVLVPQMSGSQADAMSRVVQGVIAGIGFLGAGTILKNQEGDEGHVKGLTTAAGLWMTAAIGVSAGLGREATAVFSTLLALAIFSVMPKIVKLLDRNGQEDKP, encoded by the coding sequence ATGGACGCCTGGTGGCATGAAGTTTGGAAGACGTTGCAAGCGGAGTTCGCCGACATCGGCGACGCCTCACAACTGACACGTATCACCGTGAGGCTGTTGATGGCCGCCGTGCTGGGCGGAATTCTCGGTTTCGAACGCGAACACAAGGGCAAGGCCGCCGGTGTGCGGACACACATGTTGGTCGCTCTGGGTGCCGCGTTGTTTGTGCTGGTGCCGCAGATGTCCGGCTCCCAGGCCGATGCCATGAGCCGTGTGGTGCAAGGGGTGATCGCCGGGATCGGCTTCCTCGGCGCCGGGACCATCCTGAAAAACCAGGAAGGCGATGAAGGCCATGTGAAAGGCCTGACCACCGCCGCTGGTTTGTGGATGACTGCGGCCATCGGTGTTTCAGCCGGGTTGGGACGTGAAGCGACGGCGGTGTTCAGTACGTTGCTGGCGCTGGCGATCTTTAGCGTGATGCCGAAGATCGTGAAGTTGCTCGACAGGAACGGCCAGGAAGACAAGCCCTGA
- the mapR gene encoding GntR family transcriptional regulator MpaR (MapR regulates genes involved in Pseudomonas quinolone signal (PQS) production and anthranilate metabolism) yields MKRYEKFADDIAELIRSGVLGPGQRVPSVRYASQTYGVSPSTVFQAYYLLERRGLIRARPRSGYFVNTHAPSPFSEPVISSQVNESTEVDVSELVFSVLDSIKDPNTVPFGSAFPSPTLFPLQRLSRSLASAARDMDPRMVVTDMSPGNPQLRRQIALRYMVGGLMLPMEELLITNGALEALNLCLQAVTEPGDLVAIEAPAFYACLQILERLKLKAVEIPVHPRDGIDLGVLTQTLERHPIKACWCMTSFQNPMGATMPEAKKQELVELLRTHQVPLIEDDVYAELYYGQQAPKPAKAFDTEGLVMHCGSFAKSLAPGYRIGWVAAGRYAQKIERLKLMTSLCASMPAQAAIADYLQHGGYDRHLRKLRYALEEQQSAMLAAIARYFPAQTRVSQPAGGYFLWLELPAQMDSLKLFQMALAQGISIAPGPIFSPAQRFRNCIRLNYGSPWDEAAEKAMETLGRIVRSF; encoded by the coding sequence ATGAAACGCTACGAAAAATTCGCCGATGACATCGCTGAACTGATCCGCTCCGGCGTGCTGGGCCCCGGCCAGCGCGTGCCGTCGGTGCGCTACGCCAGCCAGACCTACGGCGTCAGCCCGTCCACGGTATTCCAGGCTTACTACCTGCTCGAGCGCCGAGGCCTGATCCGCGCCCGCCCGCGCTCCGGCTACTTCGTCAACACCCATGCGCCAAGCCCGTTTTCGGAGCCGGTGATCAGCAGCCAGGTCAACGAATCCACGGAGGTCGACGTCAGCGAACTGGTGTTCTCGGTCCTCGACTCGATCAAAGATCCGAATACCGTACCGTTCGGCTCGGCATTCCCCAGCCCTACCCTGTTTCCGTTGCAACGCCTGTCCCGGTCCCTGGCCAGCGCTGCCCGGGACATGGACCCGCGCATGGTCGTCACCGACATGTCGCCGGGCAACCCGCAACTGCGCCGACAAATCGCCCTGCGCTACATGGTCGGCGGCCTGATGCTGCCCATGGAAGAACTGCTGATCACCAACGGCGCGCTGGAAGCGCTGAACCTGTGCCTGCAAGCCGTCACCGAACCCGGCGACCTGGTGGCCATCGAAGCCCCGGCGTTCTATGCCTGCCTGCAAATCCTCGAACGGCTGAAACTCAAAGCCGTGGAAATCCCCGTGCACCCGCGCGACGGCATCGACCTTGGCGTGCTCACGCAAACCCTGGAACGCCACCCGATCAAGGCCTGCTGGTGCATGACCAGCTTCCAGAACCCCATGGGCGCGACCATGCCCGAGGCAAAGAAACAGGAACTGGTGGAGCTGTTGCGCACCCACCAGGTGCCGTTGATCGAGGACGATGTCTACGCCGAACTCTATTACGGGCAACAGGCGCCAAAACCCGCCAAGGCATTCGACACCGAAGGGCTGGTGATGCATTGCGGCTCGTTCGCCAAAAGCCTCGCGCCGGGTTATCGCATTGGCTGGGTGGCTGCCGGGCGCTATGCGCAAAAGATCGAGCGGTTGAAGCTGATGACTTCGCTGTGCGCGTCGATGCCGGCTCAGGCGGCCATTGCCGATTACCTGCAACACGGAGGTTATGACCGGCACTTGCGCAAATTGCGTTACGCGTTGGAGGAGCAACAGAGTGCGATGCTGGCGGCGATTGCGCGCTATTTTCCGGCGCAGACTCGGGTCAGCCAGCCGGCGGGCGGGTACTTTTTGTGGCTGGAGTTACCGGCGCAGATGGATTCGTTGAAATTGTTCCAGATGGCGCTGGCGCAGGGGATCAGCATTGCGCCGGGGCCGATTTTCTCACCGGCCCAGCGCTTCAGGAATTGCATTCGGTTGAACTACGGCAGCCCTTGGGATGAGGCGGCGGAAAAGGCGATGGAGACGTTGGGGCGGATTGTAAGGTCGTTTTGA
- a CDS encoding RHS repeat-associated core domain-containing protein, protein METRVTHQFHDAAGRLTEQRDPRLFALAQSGVAVPPNLVTIPSLSGQPLCSDSVDAGWQVSLSGAAGQPVESWDQRGWHRRTELDALLRPVAIFEHFPDEPERCAERINRGSSSPDDALHNRCGQPVRHDDPAGSRLLPEYGLSGAVMAEVRHFLDSLDPPDWPLAEAERDTLLEPGDGLHSAWHFAATGEALSQIDAKGHLRQFAPDRVGQLRDVRLQRVGQPAAETLVSAIEYNAFGQVQQELAGNGMRTFSTYDPADGHLLSLANQGPDGVFLQNLSYRYDPAGNITEITDAALPIQHFANQRIEPVRRFTYDTLYQLIKANGWETAKPSFGPALPEWQAFGPPDASRWRNYSETYHYDEAGNLLERIHVGAENDTLTMQVAVHSNRSIKERPGADLEALFDARGNLLELQPGQALQWNGRNELAEVTQVARLHASDDLERYVYDGEGMRLRKWRSASAKSVSHASEVRYLPGIELHSNSATGEQLQVVSVQAGRCSVRLLHWDGPPPDGVENDQLRYCFDDHLGSSTFEVDAQAKPISQEVYYPFGGTACLAGRNAVETSYKTIRYSGKERDATGLYYYGARYYAPWLHRWLNPDPAEDVDGLNFYRFVRKNPVNYIDQQGRFSILRSYLDYRLEKLLGIRQRIQQRGMKNIRLHSPSMMDTLSESMVVAKDAVRKTINNLSSHTYDKEKYEAYFGPPQSSDILELKERYQVILAALERLETKPGKVVVYHDSDGDFQDLAAFVSHVDRRNKIYINSKFLENDSAAVFALTLIHELSHQSKKNRTEDYFCLVASNVEMDEARAHHFDSSDDEVGMAAMVNKSQKIMTGKATEDDLMLSDEFIWAQRGLGLTEALDRFNGEPALHGEVARRNADSIGGFAMSSVLSPGRPTRSKQ, encoded by the coding sequence GTGGAGACGCGGGTCACGCACCAGTTCCACGACGCTGCCGGTCGGCTCACTGAACAGCGCGATCCTCGCTTGTTTGCCCTGGCGCAGTCCGGCGTTGCGGTACCGCCCAATCTAGTCACCATCCCAAGCCTGTCAGGCCAGCCACTTTGCAGCGACAGTGTCGATGCGGGGTGGCAAGTGAGCTTGTCCGGTGCGGCCGGGCAGCCTGTTGAATCGTGGGATCAGCGAGGCTGGCACCGTCGCACCGAACTCGATGCGTTGCTGCGGCCAGTGGCGATCTTCGAGCACTTCCCTGACGAACCCGAACGCTGTGCCGAGCGGATTAACCGGGGCAGTTCTTCGCCAGATGACGCGCTGCACAATCGCTGCGGCCAACCGGTGCGGCACGATGATCCGGCGGGCAGCCGATTGCTGCCCGAGTATGGACTGTCGGGCGCAGTAATGGCCGAGGTTCGGCATTTCCTCGACAGCCTGGATCCGCCGGACTGGCCGCTTGCCGAGGCCGAACGCGACACATTGCTGGAGCCGGGTGACGGCTTGCATTCTGCGTGGCATTTCGCGGCGACTGGCGAGGCGCTGAGCCAGATCGATGCGAAAGGTCATCTCCGGCAATTTGCGCCGGATCGGGTGGGGCAACTGCGCGACGTTCGTCTGCAACGGGTCGGCCAACCTGCCGCCGAAACGCTGGTCAGCGCCATCGAGTACAACGCCTTCGGTCAAGTTCAGCAGGAACTCGCCGGCAACGGCATGCGCACCTTTTCCACTTATGACCCCGCCGACGGGCATCTGCTGTCGCTGGCCAATCAAGGCCCGGACGGAGTGTTTTTGCAAAACCTCAGCTACCGCTACGACCCGGCGGGCAACATCACCGAAATCACTGACGCGGCGTTACCGATCCAGCATTTCGCCAATCAGCGTATCGAACCGGTCCGGCGGTTCACCTACGACACGCTGTACCAGCTGATCAAAGCTAACGGCTGGGAAACCGCCAAGCCCTCATTCGGCCCGGCACTGCCCGAGTGGCAAGCCTTCGGCCCGCCCGACGCCAGTCGTTGGCGCAACTACAGCGAAACCTATCACTACGACGAGGCTGGCAATCTGCTGGAGCGCATTCATGTTGGCGCGGAGAACGACACCTTGACCATGCAGGTGGCGGTGCACAGCAATCGCAGTATCAAAGAAAGACCGGGTGCGGATCTGGAGGCGCTGTTCGATGCCCGTGGCAATTTGCTGGAGCTGCAACCCGGTCAGGCGTTGCAGTGGAATGGCCGTAATGAACTGGCTGAGGTTACTCAAGTGGCGCGGCTTCATGCCTCCGATGATCTGGAGCGCTATGTCTACGACGGCGAAGGCATGCGCCTGCGTAAATGGCGAAGCGCTTCGGCGAAATCTGTCAGTCATGCCTCCGAAGTGCGCTACCTGCCGGGCATCGAACTGCACAGTAACAGTGCCACGGGCGAGCAGTTGCAGGTCGTCAGTGTTCAGGCCGGGCGGTGTTCTGTGCGGCTGCTGCATTGGGATGGCCCGCCTCCTGATGGCGTGGAAAACGATCAACTGCGCTACTGCTTCGACGATCACTTAGGGTCGAGTACGTTTGAGGTGGATGCGCAGGCGAAACCGATCAGCCAGGAAGTGTATTACCCGTTTGGTGGCACAGCTTGCTTGGCGGGGCGGAATGCGGTGGAAACCAGTTACAAGACCATTCGCTATTCAGGTAAGGAGCGAGATGCAACTGGGCTTTACTACTATGGCGCACGTTATTACGCACCATGGCTGCACCGTTGGTTAAATCCGGATCCGGCGGAGGACGTGGATGGCTTGAATTTTTATCGGTTTGTCAGAAAAAATCCGGTTAACTATATTGATCAGCAGGGACGCTTTTCAATATTGAGGTCATATTTAGATTATCGGCTAGAAAAGCTTTTAGGTATTCGTCAGCGGATTCAACAGCGCGGGATGAAAAATATCAGGTTACATTCCCCCAGTATGATGGACACTTTGAGTGAAAGCATGGTTGTGGCGAAAGATGCGGTAAGGAAAACAATAAACAACTTGAGCTCGCATACTTATGACAAGGAAAAATATGAAGCGTATTTTGGCCCTCCTCAGTCCAGTGATATTCTCGAGTTAAAAGAACGATATCAGGTAATACTGGCGGCGCTGGAACGCCTCGAAACGAAGCCTGGCAAGGTGGTTGTTTATCATGATTCCGATGGGGATTTCCAAGATCTTGCTGCATTTGTTAGTCATGTGGATAGGCGGAACAAAATCTATATAAACTCTAAATTTTTAGAAAATGACTCGGCTGCCGTGTTTGCACTTACTTTGATTCATGAACTCAGTCATCAAAGCAAGAAGAACAGGACTGAAGATTATTTTTGTTTAGTTGCATCTAATGTTGAAATGGATGAAGCGAGAGCACACCATTTCGATAGCTCTGACGATGAAGTGGGTATGGCGGCGATGGTAAATAAATCGCAGAAAATCATGACGGGCAAGGCCACAGAAGATGACCTTATGCTAAGTGATGAATTTATCTGGGCGCAGAGAGGTCTTGGTTTGACTGAGGCTTTAGATAGATTTAATGGCGAACCGGCGCTTCACGGCGAAGTAGCGCGGAGAAACGCCGACAGTATTGGGGGCTTTGCGATGTCTTCGGTCCTGTCGCCTGGGAGGCCTACGCGCTCGAAACAATAA
- the ccoG gene encoding cytochrome c oxidase accessory protein CcoG — protein MSERIPVRTVETLEPSRPKMKAKSSDNLIHTRSFTGLFRTLRMSGAGFLFLLFFGTVWLNWGGRQAVLWDLSESKFHIFGATFWPQDFILLSALLIIAAFGLFAITVFAGRVWCGYTCPQSSWTWIFMWCEKITEGERNQRIKLQAAPWGLNKLMRRAAKHTLWLAISLLTGLTFVGYFTPIRPLAEELLTLQIGGVSLFWVLFFTGATYINAGWLREAVCMHMCPYARFQSVMFDKDTLTISYDGARGENRGPRKRDVSPAEVGLGDCIDCQLCVQVCPTGIDIRDGLQMECIGCAACIDACDSIMDKMGYARGLISYTSEHELQGGKTHLLRPRLIGYTAVLLVMIGALALALVERPMVSLDVSKDRGLFRENSLGQIENIYSLKVINKTQQRQDYRLTLVDGDGFQLQGKTEMSLAPGEIVDVPVSVAMTTERPSSSSQSIRFKIVDSDEPEIYSVADSRFVAPMNR, from the coding sequence ATGAGCGAAAGAATCCCCGTCCGAACCGTAGAAACATTGGAGCCTTCGCGTCCGAAGATGAAGGCCAAATCCAGCGACAACCTGATTCACACCCGCAGCTTCACCGGCCTGTTCCGCACCCTGCGCATGAGCGGCGCGGGTTTTCTGTTTCTGCTGTTCTTTGGCACAGTGTGGTTGAACTGGGGCGGCCGCCAGGCGGTGCTCTGGGACCTTTCCGAAAGCAAATTCCACATCTTCGGCGCGACGTTCTGGCCGCAGGATTTCATCTTGCTGTCGGCGCTGCTGATCATCGCGGCATTCGGCCTGTTTGCGATCACCGTGTTTGCCGGGCGCGTCTGGTGCGGCTACACCTGTCCACAGAGCTCCTGGACCTGGATTTTCATGTGGTGCGAGAAAATCACCGAAGGTGAACGCAACCAGCGGATCAAACTGCAAGCCGCACCCTGGGGCCTCAACAAACTGATGCGTCGCGCGGCCAAGCACACCTTGTGGCTGGCGATCAGTTTGCTGACCGGCCTGACCTTTGTCGGCTACTTCACACCGATCCGCCCGCTGGCCGAAGAACTGCTGACCTTGCAGATCGGCGGCGTCAGCCTGTTCTGGGTGCTGTTTTTCACCGGCGCCACGTACATCAACGCCGGTTGGCTGCGTGAAGCGGTGTGCATGCACATGTGCCCGTATGCGCGGTTCCAGAGCGTGATGTTCGACAAGGACACCCTGACCATCTCCTACGACGGCGCCCGTGGCGAAAACCGTGGCCCGCGCAAACGTGATGTGAGCCCGGCCGAAGTCGGCCTCGGTGATTGCATCGATTGCCAGCTCTGCGTGCAGGTGTGTCCTACAGGCATCGACATTCGCGATGGCCTGCAAATGGAATGCATCGGGTGCGCCGCGTGTATCGACGCCTGTGATTCGATCATGGACAAAATGGGCTACGCCCGTGGCCTGATCAGCTACACCTCGGAGCATGAGCTGCAAGGGGGCAAGACCCACCTGCTGCGACCACGGCTGATCGGCTACACCGCGGTGTTGCTGGTGATGATCGGCGCCCTCGCCCTGGCGCTTGTCGAGCGGCCGATGGTCTCGCTGGACGTCAGCAAGGACCGTGGACTGTTCCGGGAAAACAGCCTGGGGCAGATCGAAAACATCTACAGCCTGAAGGTCATCAACAAGACCCAGCAACGCCAGGACTACCGTTTGACCCTGGTCGATGGCGACGGCTTCCAGCTGCAAGGCAAGACTGAAATGAGCCTGGCGCCCGGCGAAATTGTCGACGTGCCGGTGTCCGTGGCAATGACCACCGAACGGCCGAGCAGCAGTTCGCAGAGCATCCGCTTCAAGATCGTCGACAGCGATGAACCCGAGATTTATAGCGTCGCGGACAGCCGCTTTGTTGCGCCGATGAACCGTTGA
- a CDS encoding DUF3203 family protein yields the protein MTVRIENQTCFFTTENGEEIRLCPDVTIVTDEVKAMSAVDINGKHIYITEAEADALTVAGAVDGRKHLKATDSDSVI from the coding sequence ATGACAGTGCGCATCGAAAACCAGACCTGCTTCTTCACCACAGAGAACGGCGAGGAAATCCGCCTGTGCCCTGATGTGACCATCGTCACCGACGAGGTAAAAGCCATGTCGGCCGTCGATATCAACGGCAAGCACATCTACATCACCGAAGCAGAAGCCGATGCATTGACCGTAGCAGGTGCAGTCGACGGTCGTAAGCATTTGAAGGCAACGGACAGTGATTCGGTGATTTGA